The Anaerolineales bacterium genome includes the window CTAGTGTGACAGACTTCGGCCACGACGACCCGTTCGTCGGCATCTTGAAGGGCGTCGTTCTGGGGATCTCGCCCTCCGCCCGCTGGATCGATCTGACCCACGCCGTTCCCCCCGGCGACATCCGCCAGGCCGCCCTGGCGATCTGGCAGTCCGCCGCCTACCTGCCCGCCGGCAGCATCCTGCTGGCCGTCGTCGACCCCGGGGTGGGCGCCGGCCGCCGGGCGATCGCTCTCGCCTGGGATCACCTGCTCGCCGTCGGGCCGGACAACGGCTTGTTCAGCTACCTGGCCACGGCTCGCCCACCCCGCCAGGTCATCGAGATTCTCCCGGATCGGATCGACCCACCGCAGCCTGTCAGCCGGACTTTCCATGGGCGAGACGTATTTGCCGTGGCGGCAGCCCGGTTGGCCGCGGGCTGGCCGATCGAGCGCCTGGGCGAGCCCGTCTCATCCATCGTCCCTCTGGCGTCACCCCGGCTTGAGAGCGATTCCGCACACCGCACACTAACGGGCGAG containing:
- a CDS encoding SAM-dependent chlorinase/fluorinase gives rise to the protein MSPSLIASVTDFGHDDPFVGILKGVVLGISPSARWIDLTHAVPPGDIRQAALAIWQSAAYLPAGSILLAVVDPGVGAGRRAIALAWDHLLAVGPDNGLFSYLATARPPRQVIEILPDRIDPPQPVSRTFHGRDVFAVAAARLAAGWPIERLGEPVSSIVPLASPRLESDSAHRTLTGEVIHVDHFGNALTSIGALQAAGERLQLEPWLAQLPPASYPAPGLYVVWAKTRIPFVATYADVAIGAPLAYIGSSGLLEIGVNRGRADEALGVRLDDRVQLCYKG